A genome region from Streptomyces antimycoticus includes the following:
- a CDS encoding MDR family MFS transporter, giving the protein MARDGGSPAPAPGAPDAVAPGPREGRPRRTVLVAIGALLLGMLLAALDQTIVSTALPTIVSDLGGLEHLSWVVTAYLLASTAATPLWGKLGDQYGRKRLFQTAIVIFLIGSALCGLAGNMAELIVFRALQGLGGGGLMVLSMAIVGDIVPPRDRGRYQGLFGAVFSAASVLGPLLGGVFVDHLSWRWVFYINLPIGIVALLVVASVLQIPVRRTSHTIDYLGTFLIATVAAALVLMTSLGGVTFGWGSWQIIGLAVVGMALLAAFVRVEFRAAEPVLPLTLFRSRTFTLCAVIGFIVGFAMFGSMTYLPTFLQIVQGVSPTTSGLHLLPLVFGTLLSSTVSGHLVSRTGRYKVFPVLGTAITAIGLLLLHQLRESSGVAEMSAYFFVFGCGLGLVIQVLVLIVQNSVSYQDLGVATSGATFFRSIGASFGVSVFGTIFANNLGPHIADALAGRRLPPGITPGALTSDPRSLGRLPPVDRAAVRHAFSVSITDVFLYAVPVVLLAFLLAWYLREEPLRGSVTAPDGSEILASNPVQRSSHEECARALSLLGSREGRRKIYVDITRRAGLDLGPAASWMLLRIQHYGSVEPGMLAERSPVPLRAITEAARQIEERGLGRRYGLDLILTDDGREVAIRLYRAREASLAELLGDWWSPGRPTDLSELVDELTHELCGCDAEQPTEGTPRPDHRRPPPPRTP; this is encoded by the coding sequence ATGGCTCGGGACGGCGGCAGCCCGGCTCCGGCGCCAGGAGCCCCCGACGCCGTGGCTCCCGGCCCGCGAGAGGGCCGGCCGCGGCGCACGGTCCTGGTGGCCATCGGCGCGCTGCTGCTCGGCATGCTGCTCGCCGCGCTCGATCAGACGATCGTCTCCACCGCGCTGCCCACGATCGTCAGCGACCTCGGCGGCCTGGAGCATCTGTCCTGGGTCGTCACCGCGTATCTGCTCGCCTCGACCGCGGCCACCCCGCTGTGGGGCAAGCTCGGCGACCAGTACGGCCGCAAGAGGCTCTTCCAGACCGCGATCGTCATCTTCCTGATCGGCTCCGCGCTGTGCGGGCTCGCCGGGAACATGGCGGAACTCATCGTCTTCCGCGCGCTGCAGGGGCTGGGCGGCGGCGGCCTCATGGTCCTGTCGATGGCCATCGTCGGCGATATCGTCCCGCCCCGTGACCGCGGCCGCTACCAGGGCCTCTTCGGTGCCGTCTTCAGCGCCGCCAGTGTGCTGGGGCCGCTGCTGGGCGGGGTGTTCGTCGACCATCTGAGCTGGCGCTGGGTCTTCTACATCAACCTGCCCATCGGCATCGTCGCCCTCCTCGTCGTCGCCTCCGTGCTGCAGATCCCGGTGCGCCGCACCTCGCACACCATCGACTACCTCGGCACCTTCCTGATCGCCACGGTCGCCGCCGCCCTGGTGCTGATGACCTCCCTCGGCGGGGTCACCTTCGGCTGGGGGTCCTGGCAGATCATCGGGCTCGCGGTGGTCGGCATGGCGCTGCTGGCGGCCTTCGTACGGGTGGAGTTCCGCGCGGCCGAGCCGGTGCTGCCGCTCACCCTCTTCCGCAGCCGCACCTTCACGCTCTGCGCGGTCATAGGCTTCATCGTCGGTTTCGCGATGTTCGGCAGCATGACGTATCTGCCGACCTTCCTGCAGATCGTGCAGGGCGTCTCCCCGACCACGTCCGGTCTCCACCTGCTGCCGCTGGTTTTCGGCACGCTCCTGTCCTCCACCGTCTCCGGCCATCTGGTCAGCCGCACCGGCCGCTACAAGGTCTTCCCGGTCCTGGGCACCGCGATCACCGCCATCGGCCTGCTGCTCCTGCACCAGCTACGGGAGTCCAGCGGGGTCGCGGAGATGAGCGCGTACTTCTTCGTCTTCGGCTGCGGCCTCGGCCTGGTCATCCAGGTGCTGGTGCTGATCGTGCAGAACTCCGTCAGCTATCAGGACCTGGGCGTCGCCACCTCCGGCGCGACCTTCTTCCGCTCGATCGGCGCCTCGTTCGGCGTCTCCGTCTTCGGCACGATCTTCGCCAACAACCTCGGCCCCCATATCGCCGACGCCCTGGCCGGACGACGCCTGCCACCCGGTATCACCCCCGGCGCCCTCACCTCCGACCCCCGCAGCCTCGGCCGGCTGCCCCCGGTGGACCGGGCGGCGGTGCGGCACGCGTTCTCCGTCTCCATCACCGACGTCTTCCTGTACGCGGTGCCGGTCGTGCTGCTCGCCTTCCTCCTCGCCTGGTACCTCCGGGAGGAGCCGCTGCGCGGCAGCGTCACCGCGCCCGACGGCAGCGAAATACTGGCCAGCAACCCCGTCCAGCGCTCCTCGCACGAGGAATGCGCCCGAGCCCTGTCCCTGCTCGGCAGCCGGGAGGGCCGCCGGAAGATCTACGTCGACATCACCCGACGCGCCGGCCTCGACCTCGGACCGGCCGCGAGCTGGATGCTGCTGCGCATCCAGCACTACGGCTCGGTCGAACCCGGGATGCTCGCCGAGCGCTCGCCCGTACCGTTGCGGGCCATCACTGAGGCGGCCCGGCAGATCGAGGAGCGGGGCCTGGGCCGCCGCTACGGACTGGACCTGATCCTCACGGACGACGGCCGCGAGGTCGCGATCAGGCTCTACCGGGCCCGCGAGGCATCCCTCGCGGAACTCCTGGGCGACTGGTGGTCACCCGGCCGCCCGACCGACCTGAGCGAGCTGGTGGACGAGCTGACGCATGAGCTGTGCGGCTGCGACGCGGAACAGCCGACAGAAGGCACCCCTCGCCCCGACCACCGCCGCCCACCGCCACCGCGCACGCCCTGA
- a CDS encoding peptidoglycan-binding domain-containing protein, translating to MAELQKRLSQLLLYIGAADGDYDAGVRRVVSSYQDQHDITGDPDGVYGENTRRDLESRTREP from the coding sequence GTGGCCGAGCTGCAGAAGCGGCTGTCCCAACTGCTGCTGTACATCGGCGCGGCGGACGGGGACTACGACGCCGGGGTGCGGAGGGTGGTCTCCAGCTACCAGGACCAGCACGACATCACGGGCGACCCGGATGGCGTCTACGGCGAGAACACCCGCCGCGACCTCGAATCCAGAACCAGGGAGCCGTAG
- a CDS encoding HAD-IA family hydrolase, producing the protein MSLTARALLLDMDGTLVNSDAVVERCWRRWAAEQGLDAESVLQIVHGRQGHATMAVLLPDRPVEQNLADNQRMLEWETTDLDGVVPVPGAPAFMASLAGLPHALVTSADKGLADARMGAAGLTMPEVRVTAECVGASKPDPEGFLKGAAELGFTPADCVVFEDSEVGIAAGRAAGMRVVGVGPRAAAHAPDAHVRDLEQVRVEALPDGTLRLHVSG; encoded by the coding sequence ATGTCGCTCACCGCTCGCGCACTCCTCCTCGACATGGACGGCACCCTGGTCAACTCCGACGCCGTCGTCGAGCGCTGCTGGCGACGGTGGGCGGCCGAGCAGGGACTGGACGCGGAGAGCGTGCTCCAGATCGTCCACGGGCGGCAGGGCCACGCGACGATGGCGGTGCTCCTCCCCGACCGGCCGGTCGAGCAGAACCTGGCCGACAACCAGCGAATGCTGGAGTGGGAGACCACGGATCTCGACGGCGTCGTGCCGGTGCCCGGCGCGCCCGCCTTCATGGCCTCGCTGGCAGGCCTTCCGCACGCCCTGGTGACCTCCGCCGACAAGGGGCTCGCCGACGCGCGGATGGGCGCCGCCGGGCTCACGATGCCGGAGGTGCGGGTCACCGCGGAGTGCGTCGGCGCGAGCAAGCCGGACCCGGAGGGCTTCCTCAAGGGCGCGGCCGAGCTGGGCTTCACCCCCGCCGACTGTGTCGTCTTCGAGGACTCGGAGGTCGGCATCGCGGCGGGCCGGGCGGCCGGGATGCGGGTCGTCGGCGTCGGACCGCGCGCGGCGGCGCACGCCCCGGACGCCCATGTGCGGGACCTGGAGCAGGTGCGGGTCGAGGCGCTGCCCGACGGCACGCTGCGGCTGCACGTCTCCGGCTGA
- a CDS encoding TMEM165/GDT1 family protein: MFSITVAAVVFGVVFLAELPDKTALAGLMLGTRYRASYVFVGVAAAFALHVGLAIAAGSVLTLLPHRLLQAIVGALFLGGAAMLLFKKDDGEEEVRKPADQSFWKVSGAGFMLILVAEFGDLTQIMTANLAARYDDPLSVGVGAVLALWAVAGLGIVGGRTLMRYVPLRLITKVAALVMLALGGFSLYEAIAG; the protein is encoded by the coding sequence GTGTTCAGCATTACCGTCGCCGCCGTGGTCTTCGGCGTCGTCTTCCTCGCCGAACTTCCCGACAAGACCGCCCTGGCGGGGCTGATGCTCGGCACCCGCTACCGCGCCTCGTACGTCTTCGTCGGCGTGGCCGCGGCCTTCGCCCTTCACGTCGGGCTCGCCATCGCGGCGGGCAGTGTCCTCACCCTGCTGCCGCACCGGCTGCTGCAGGCGATCGTGGGGGCCCTCTTCCTCGGGGGAGCGGCGATGCTGCTCTTCAAGAAGGACGACGGGGAGGAGGAGGTCCGCAAGCCCGCCGACCAGAGCTTCTGGAAGGTGTCGGGCGCGGGCTTCATGCTGATCCTGGTCGCCGAGTTCGGCGATCTGACCCAGATCATGACCGCGAACCTCGCCGCCCGCTACGACGACCCGCTGTCGGTGGGTGTGGGCGCGGTGCTGGCGCTGTGGGCCGTCGCGGGCCTGGGCATCGTGGGCGGCCGCACCCTGATGCGGTACGTACCGCTCCGGCTGATCACCAAGGTCGCGGCGCTGGTGATGCTGGCGCTGGGCGGATTCAGCCTGTACGAGGCCATCGCGGGCTGA
- a CDS encoding HNH endonuclease family protein, with the protein MSDMHRHPTRRRVYARRASVFGGFVALLGTIVMSGPTAQASPPTPPSAATARTQLASLTVKTEGSTDGYSRDKFPHWITQSGSCDTREEVLKRDGTNVQTDSTCKATSGSWYSEYDGETWTASSDVDIDHMVPLAEAWKSGANSWTTAQRQAFANDLTHSQLIAVTDNVNQSKSDQDPGEWLPPRTAYHCMYARMWVSVKYTYNLSLDSAEKSALSGILNGC; encoded by the coding sequence ATGTCAGACATGCACCGTCATCCCACTCGCCGTCGCGTCTACGCGCGTCGCGCCTCCGTCTTCGGCGGGTTCGTCGCCCTGCTGGGCACGATTGTCATGAGCGGGCCCACCGCCCAGGCTTCCCCGCCCACCCCGCCGAGCGCCGCCACCGCCCGCACCCAGCTCGCCTCGCTGACCGTCAAGACCGAGGGCTCCACCGACGGTTACAGCCGCGACAAGTTCCCGCACTGGATCACCCAGAGCGGCTCCTGCGACACCCGCGAGGAGGTCCTCAAGCGCGACGGCACCAACGTGCAGACCGACTCGACCTGCAAGGCCACCAGCGGCTCCTGGTACTCCGAGTACGACGGCGAGACCTGGACCGCCTCCTCCGACGTGGACATCGACCACATGGTCCCGCTCGCCGAGGCATGGAAGTCCGGCGCCAACAGCTGGACCACCGCCCAGCGCCAGGCCTTCGCCAACGACCTGACGCACTCCCAGCTCATCGCCGTGACGGACAACGTCAACCAGTCCAAGAGTGACCAGGACCCCGGCGAGTGGCTGCCGCCCCGGACCGCCTACCACTGCATGTACGCCCGTATGTGGGTCTCGGTGAAGTACACGTACAACCTCAGCCTCGACTCGGCCGAGAAGTCCGCGCTCAGCGGCATCCTCAACGGCTGCTGA